ACGAGAAGAGGTGCAATGATAATGTGGATGGTGCTAATAAGAAATGAGGAGATACCTTGGTCACCAAGGTTATTCTTTGTGCTTCTTCCAGCTGCAAGCCTTTCAGCATGCCCTGAGCTCCAGCGACTGCTCCCGTAACGTCTATGTGAAGAAGAATGGCTTCACGCTGCACCGGAACCCCATTGCGCAGAGCACTGACGGGGCTCGTGGCAAGATCGGCTTCTCCGAGGGCCGCCACGCCTGGGAGGTCTGGTGGGAGGGGCCCCTGGGCACAGTGGCTGTCATCGGCCTCGCCACCAAGCGAGCGCCCATGCAATGCCAGGGCTACGTGGCCCTGCTGGGCAGTGATGATCAAAGCTGGGGCTGGAACCTTGTGGACAACAACCTGCTGCACAACGGAGAGGTGAACGGCAGCTTCCCCCAGTGCAACAACGCGCCCAAGTACCAGGTACAGGGAAAGGGATCCACAACCCGCAGGGTTTACAACAAGCACTTGCTCTGTATTCACACATCCTAggcttttttgcttttttgtcaATTCTTACTTAGGAACATTCACCAGAAGAAAGAGGCTTTCTCCTGCAGcagtgctggtgctctgattgaaatgagtgctgtattgtgggaacaggaagccagcattgttgcagaaggGAGCGTGAGccggatacactgcgatccttagcAGCCGGTTTTTCTCCTGTCAAGCAAGCGGTCCTTAGTAAATGTGGAGAAATGTATTGACCTCATGAGGTATGATTAAAAACAACAGGTCCCTGGCAACAGAGATATAGGGTCATTCCAGCTCTGAATGGACAAAGAGGATTGTTCAGACCATTACATCTAGACCATTGGAGGGAGTTTAAACTACAGAACAAGTGATAATGTACATCCGTTTAGTTCCAAAGCCCCTGtggataaacaaaacaatactaatGCCTTTTGATTAGGTCGTCCCCCACATTGGGAAAAAAAGTAGGTTCGAGGTCATCAGAATGGGTATTTTACCACTTTCAGACACATTCCTGCCACCATGTGGGCTGCACATTTTTTCCATAGCCTGGAACTCTTTTCTTCATCATGTGGTGTATATCTATCGTTATTAACCACAAATGGTGCAAGCACCACTTACCCAGAATGTGGTAATCCTGAGCTGGAATGGCCCTACAGTGGAGTCACGCAGGTTACATTTTCAGTTATCTAGAGAACCgtttatccagttgtgatgagtTTCAGAATTTGGGtgtatatggaggtgtctgtcccTATTAATAATGTGTGTGGAATTGTAGTAACAGTCAAGCCCTAATACTGCATATGACGCCAGTGTACTCTCCTAAATGGTTGTGAGCATAGATAGCCAGTGGGTCGGTGTTTGCTTATAACAATCTAATTGTGCCTGTTTCCTTCCATCCTCATTAGAAaggtaaatacaaaacaaatgttcAAATTAATCCAACAAGCCTTTTGAAGAAACTACagtgagtcaagcagacaaatgtttcaggATACTGTACTTGCTGTACCAGCCAAAATGTGTTTCTACTTGACTTTGTTttcgagctcctgggtgtaaaggtTTTCTTGGCTCTGGAATTGAAGGATGTCCACtaatcttcagtcctcctgagcTGCTGTGAGGAGtggctgtggtgagggaacataattggacattctgaaTTAGGGGATAAAATAATTAGACCCtcaaattaaaagaaagaaatcttATGTTGTGCTATAGTTGTTTTATAcgttaataatttttattttaatttaaggaAAAATGTATCAAACTGCAATTTGGTGTAAAAAGGCTTGATAAGTCTTTGCCAGCTTCAACACTGGGTCAGGTTAAGGCCAGTCAGCTAGAGCACAATTGAAAAGAACACGACGATTGCTTTATATACATCTAAAGTTATCCTATTGTGATAAAAAGTAACAGACATTCTGGCAAAATTCTGAAGAGTTTTGGAATCTGGGGCATAAGCAGTTGCCCATCAGCCTGTCTTTAAATCCGCCATGTCAGCCTTTTAGACAGTCTTGTTTTGAATGTTCCTTGCAGATCGGAGAAAGGATCCGGGTCATTCTGGACATGGAGGACAAGACACTGGCGTTTGAACGTGGGTACGAGTTCCTGGGCATTGCCTTCCGGAGCCTACCGAAGGCCTGCCTGTACCCAGCCGTGTCTGCCGTCTACGGGAACACGGAAGTGACCATGGTGTACCTGGGGAAGCCGCTGGACGGGTGAAGCCAGTTTTGGTGCCATGTGGTTAGAGGGACAGTGCCAAGGAATCTGCATGGGGTGATACGAGACACAGCCTAGTTCAGCGCAGGACTGAGACCCAGTGGGCTctgggggagggggcgggggagggggctgggggctgggggctgggggctgggggctgggggtgTGAAGAGTGTTGACAGCAGTTTCAGCTGCTGAACTATTTTAAATTAGAACAtgtcatccttttttttttttttaagaattgtgctgcgtttttttttttttttttaaatcaaagaaagGCCAAATTAATTGTGGCAAAGTGTAAAAGGTTGATAGCGCTATGTTGGTCCCTGTTACACACAGACATGTAAAATGCAGAGAGACATACTGTGCCGTAAAGGTAGCACATTCGCAGTAAATGGATAATATTTGGTTTACCACTGCACGTTAAAATGAGGTAACATGGGCAACATATGTGCCACCCCCAGCCGTCCAAATATATTTTGGGGCAGCCTTTATTTAAAGACATGGGGCCATCCCTCTACAAGCCCCAGGAATAAGTTTCCATTCTTCTTTTTGACTGGGCAGTCCAGTTAGCTCTGACAGTTGTCAGGTCAACTCACCGGTCTGTCTCCCTTTCGCTCTTCCCACTAACACAGCACTGACTATCCCACCCTGTTCAAAATTAGACATACCATCTGACTGGGCTGTTTGAGATAGATGGTCTGTCTATACTTGCTACCATCTGGGCTTTGCAAGTCAGAAGCGCAGGGAATGGTACAGTGCATTAGATGCTCTGTATTGGGGGTGGTTGAACACTGTCCAGGATACTGTGCGTGTttctgtatatctatatatagatatatacagtcgcagacaaaagtattggcaccctacagttaatataagataattcaagaaagctttggtgaacattagccactaattaataaaaatacaatattttgtaacaatatttataaataaacaaaagcacttaagcaatttcaaatatttgttcatgacaaaagtattggcacccctgctttagtatttcatgaGTCCTCCTcctgcttttattatggctttcagacatttattttgtcttgttttgaaatctgggcccattctgtcttgcatatttccttcagctcagacaggttggatacacaatgcttggctacagtttttttcagatcagtccaaagcatttctgttGTATTAAGATCTGGGGATTGTGAAAGCCATTCCAGAAGTTTTATGTTCGTGTTCTtcagaattccagagttgacttagcagtatgctttgggtcattgtcgtgttggaagataaactctgccaatcagcctacgagtagatggtatcattgtactttgtagaatgttttgatacatgacTGCATTCActcaatcttcaatcacatgaatatCTCTAGTCcttgaactgctaaaacacccccatatcacgATCGAAGCACCTCCATGTTGAACTAAAtgtatttaacacattttcttgaATGGTCTTATATTAAGtttagggtgccaatacttttgtctgcgactgtatctCGGTGCATGAGAGAATGTAGCCATTTTCAAACCGCTGCATTGAGGATATGTGTTTTTATCAGTCATCTCATTCACAGGAATCAAACAGTAATTGAAGTTCTGCAGTGAGTTCACTCTTCATTTCTGTAAAGTAGCAACAAAGTGGGATCTGTTCAGTTGACCTTAATCATTTTATGCTACACGTGTATTTTAAACTCAAGTAAGCCAGCCAGCCCAGAATAGTTTTGCAACGTTGACATTTTAATCTATAGTGTCTTCTGCGTAAACCGCAGCCGTTTCAAAGTAAGTGTTTTTAAAATCATCCTTAAAATTCCTCCTACATTCAGCAGAAAAGATGATGGTTCTGTGTGGGTTAcacaaaaataatgcatttacaagGAAAGACAAAACCAGCTCTGAACCTCCACAGTCAGTATAAAATACTGCTTTACACCAAGACAATCCATAACTTTACATTTGGTAGAGACATCTATTTAGTGTAATATGGGGTTGTCTGCCATCACCCATTGGTTATTTTCTGCATTAATCCACTTGTTCATCTTACCCTTTACCCAAAGCAGGAATTGCAAACAGCACTCCCAATTCATTTCTGTGTGAGCCAGTCCAGTTTTACTATGAACTGCCCGCGAGAATGTCCCTGAGtaagttttatttgcattt
The DNA window shown above is from Acipenser ruthenus chromosome 17, fAciRut3.2 maternal haplotype, whole genome shotgun sequence and carries:
- the fbxo45 gene encoding F-box/SPRY domain-containing protein 1 — encoded protein: MSGAAAGGAAGGSASASAAACSVGGNVGAGDGVAGRLPSRVLELVFSYLDLKDLFSCALVCKHWNQSFLAEENNDVWRSLCARSLGDEALRSDILCNLPTYKGKLQAFQHALSSSDCSRNVYVKKNGFTLHRNPIAQSTDGARGKIGFSEGRHAWEVWWEGPLGTVAVIGLATKRAPMQCQGYVALLGSDDQSWGWNLVDNNLLHNGEVNGSFPQCNNAPKYQIGERIRVILDMEDKTLAFERGYEFLGIAFRSLPKACLYPAVSAVYGNTEVTMVYLGKPLDG